The Panicum virgatum strain AP13 chromosome 5K, P.virgatum_v5, whole genome shotgun sequence genome has a window encoding:
- the LOC120710742 gene encoding MFP1 attachment factor 1-like produces the protein MERHFPSQCRLNSKPWWALRKDTHSKPEDTPNTAAEGTQPAPTEGSADTAPPASAAKATEALLPSLTIWLPSQRTHDAVVCCLMQTLAAPIVLSQHYGAVPEPEAEHTAAAVQDDAFAAASESAAGASPASVERVIEVLQA, from the coding sequence ATGGAGCGACACTTCCCAAGCCAATGCCGCTTGAACAGCAAGCCATGGTGGGCTCTTCGGAAGGACACTCACAGCAAGCCGGAGGATACCCCCAACACCGCAGCCGAGGGCACCCAGCCCGCGCCCACCGAGGGATCCGCCGACACCgccccgccggcctccgccgcgaaGGCCACGGAGGCGCTGCTCCCGTCGCTCACCATCTGGCTGCCGTCGCAGCGCACGCACGACGCCGTCGTGTGCTGCCTCATGCAGACGCTCGCGGCGCCCATCGTCCTCTCCCAGCACTACGGCGCCGTTCCGGAGCCCGAGGCCgagcacaccgccgccgccgtccaggacGACGCCTTCGCCGCTGCCTCCgagtccgccgccggcgcgtccccGGCCTCCGTCGAGAGGGTGATAGAGGTCCTCCAGGCGTAG
- the LOC120708012 gene encoding uncharacterized protein LOC120708012 produces MVMAAASFVTYLQRPRELPVPEFRAPPPSPVTGVLAGSSSGSSGYGECQDDDDVGRFLRCSARVPVLRLPERPGPRGNRKKQAAWAPPVIDVRVLDSPSPVAEGAQQAVEALRSAAVAFGCFQVVGHGVDAGLVLGALRAATAREGSPASGEGGGGDEDIEELWWPPGEGDGEMAGNRPLRNGAKQIRNTADDLFAQLEQASTMLLHALQQGNKEAADAAEATLAKADGNTSLLCIRKHRHDGSSASGPVSQDDVLRMLVRSSRCSRALALHLCPGASGFHVFSRRGWSRFRPLDGAVVVTVGEQLQAWSCGLYKSVSGKPAYSSDDRQGDGGDGAVSAEFFLSCASVSAAKDSLNLGAGGKVFPLNLQIIVAACLVLVYHFFLSCSYW; encoded by the exons ATGGTGATGGCTGCCGCGTCCTTCGTCACCTACCTTCAGAGGCCCCGGGAGCTGCCGGTGCCGGAGttccgggcgccgccgccgtccccggtcACCGGCGTCCTCGCGGGCAGCAGCTCGGGGTCGTCCGGGTACGGGGAGTGCCAGGATGACGACGACGTCGGCAGGTTCCTGCGCTGCTCCGCCAGGGTCCCCGTGCTGCGGCTGCCGGAGAGGCCCGGCCCGCGGGGGAACAGGAAGAAGCAGGCGGCGTGGGCGCCGCCCGTCATCGACGTGCGCGTGCTggactcgccgtcgccggtggcTGAAGGCGCGCAGCAGGCGGTGGAGGCGCTGAGGTCGGCGGCCGTCGCGTTTGGCTGCTTCCAGGTGGTCGGCCACGGGGTCGACGCGGGTTTGGTCCTGGGGGCGTTACGTGCTGCGACGGCGAGGGAAGGATCGCCAGCGTCGGGGGAGGGTGGCGGAGGAGATGAGGATATCGAGGAGCTGTGGTGGCCGCCCGGCGAAGGAGACGGAGAAATGGCGGGAAATCGGCCGCTGCGAAATGGTGCCAAGCAAATCAG GAACACAGCAGATGACCTGTTCGCTCAGCTTGAGCAAGCTTCAACCATGCTCCTGCACGCCTTGCAGCAAGGCAACAAGGAAGCCGCCGACGCCGCAGAAGCAACATTGGCGAAGGCTGACGGAAACACCTCGCTTCTCTGCATCCGCAAGCACCGACACGACGGCAGCAGCGCGTCCGGCCCGGTCAGCCAAGATGACGTCCTGCGGATGCTGGTTCGGAGCTCGCGCTGCTCGCGCGCCCTCGCCCTCCACCTCTGCCCCGGCGCGTCGGGGTTCCACGTCTTCTCCCGGCGAGGCTGGTCGAGGTTCCGGCCTCTGGACGGCGCCGTCGTGGTCACCGTCGGGGAGCAACTCCAG GCATGGAGCTGTGGGCTCTACAAGAGCGTGTCTGGGAAACCAGCTTACAGCAGCGACGATCGCCAAGGAGACGGCGGGGACGGTGCCGTGTCGGCAGAGTTCTTCCTCTCCTGCGCCTCGGTCAGCGCAGCAAAGGACTCCCTGAACTTGGGCGCCGGCGGCAAGGTCTTCCCGCTGAATCTGCAGATCATCGTAGCAGCTTGCCTTGTGCTGGTTTACCATTTCTTCCTCTCATGCTCCTATTGGTGA
- the LOC120708013 gene encoding villin-2-like, translating into MSTAKVLDPAFQGVGQKVGTEIWRIEDFKPVALPKSDYGKFYCGDSYIVLQTSCTKGGAYLYDIHFWIGKDSSQDEAGTAAIKTVELDAVLGGRAIQHRELQGYESDKFLSYFKPCIIPLEGGFASGFKKPEEEKFETRLYICRGKRAIRVKEVPFARSSLNHDDVFVLDTENKLYQFNGANSNIQERAKALEVIQYLKEKYHGGVCDVAIVDDGKLQAESDSGEFWVLFGGFAPIGKKPVSDDDVVLETTAPKLYSINDGQMKLEEAALTKAMLENTKCFLLDCGAEIYVWVGRVTQMEDRKSATKAVEEFLINQKRPKTTRVTQVIQGYESHAFKSKFESWPMGNAAGSPGVEEGRGKVAALLKQQGVKGAAKNTAPVNEEVPPLLEGGGKLEVWCVDGNAKTALPKEDIGKFYSGDCYIILYAYHSGDKKEEYYLSYWIGKDSLADDQAMASQSANTMWNSLKGRPVLGRIYQGKEPPQFVALFQPMVILKGGIGSGYKKLVEEKGVTGETYSSEGIALFRVSGTSTHNNKILQVDAVATSLSPTECFVLQSGNAMFTWLGNSSTYEQQQWAAKVAEFLKPGVAVKHCKEGTESSAFWFALGGKQSYTNRNATQDIIAREPHLYAFSFKNGRLEVTEIFNFSQDDLLTEDMMILDTHGEVFIWIGQCVESKEKQKAFEIGQKYIEHANSIEDLSSYVPLYKVMEGNEPCFFKTYFYWDNIKSVVHGNSFQKKLSLLFGFRSEGAPRSSGNGGPTQRASALAALSSAFNPSSQQKLSNERPKSTGDGPTQRASALAALSNAFNPSSKPKTPTPPPSRSGQGSQRAAAVAALSSVLTAEQSGSSENLRAKASSTADKTDVDRVVITQSGASSPQSEAGESSVFHQEKDVVDGAPSEADGAEAEAPEEETTENVGEATFSYDRLISKSTDPVRGIDYKRREAYLSDSEFQTVFGMTKDAFYQQPNWKQELQKRKADLF; encoded by the exons ATGTCAACTGCAAAAGTGCTAGATCCTGCTTTCCAAGGAGTTGGCCAGAAAGT TGGGACAGAAATATGGCGTATTGAAGATTTTAAACCAGTTGCATTGCCAAAATCTGATTATGGTAAATTCTACTGTGGAGATTCATACATAGTTCTGCAG ACATCCTGTACCAAAGGCGGCGCGTATCTGTATGATATCCACTTCTGGATTGGGAAAGATTCAAGTCAA GATGAAGCTGGGACTGCGGCCATCAAGACAGTTGAACTGGATGCCGTCCTTGGAGGTCGTGCAATCCAACATAGGGAACTCCAAGGTTATGAATCTGACAAATTCTTGTCATACTTCAAGCCTTGCATTATACCTTTGGAGGGCGGTTTTGCTTCTGGGTTCAAAAAGCCTGAAGAGGAGAAGTTTGAAACACGGCTGTATATTTGCAGAGGGAAGAGAGCTATACGAGTTAAAGAG GTTCCCTTCGCCCGGTCATCGTTAAATCACGATGACGTGTTTGTCTTAGATACTGAAAATAAGTTATACCAATTTAATGGTGCTAACTCCAATATCCAAGAAAGGGCCAAAGCATTGGAAGTGATCCAATATTTAAAGGAGAAATATCATGGTGGTGTGTGTGATGTTGCAATTGTAG ATGATGGGAAGTTACAAGCAGAATCAGACTCTGGTGAATTCTGGGTCCTTTTTGGAGGTTTTGCACCAATAGGGAAAAAACCTGTGAGTGATGACGATGTTGTTCTTGAAACTACGGCACCAAAGCTCTACAG CATCAATGATGGTCAAATGAAGCTGGAAGAGGCAGCTCTTACAAAAGCTATGCTTGAAAATACCAAATGTTTCTTACTTGATTGTGGTGCTGAAATATATGTATGGGTCGGCCGGGTAACTCAAATGGAGGATAGAAAATCTGCCACTAAAGCAGTTGAG GAATTCCTTATTAATCAAAAGCGTCCAAAGACAACAAGAGTTACACAAGTCATTCAAGGTTATGAGAGTCATGCTTTCAAGTCCAAGTTTGAATCATGGCCAATGGGCAATGCTGCTGGGAGCCCTGGCGtagaggaagggaggggaaaAGTTGCAG ctTTGTTGAAACAACAAGGTGTAAAGGGAGCTGCAAAAAACACCGCTCCAGTAAATGAGGAAGTTCCTCCTTTGCTTGAAGGCGGTGGAAAGCTCGAG GTATGGTGTGTTGATGGCAACGCTAAGACTGCTCTGCCGAAAGAGGACATCGGAAAGTTTTACAGTGGAGACTGTTATATCATTCTCTATGCATATCATTCAGGCGACAAGAAAGAAGAATACTATCTCAGTTACTGGATTGGGAAGGATAGTTTGGCG GATGATCAAGCGATGGCATCTCAGTCAGCTAATACAATGTGGAATTCGTTGAAAGGACGGCCTGTTCTG GGTCGCATATACCAAGGGAAGGAGCCACCACAATTTGTTGCTCTTTTCCAGCCCATGGTTATCTTGAAG GGTGGAATTGGGTCCGGGTACAAGAAGCTTGTAGAAGAAAAGGGTGTGACTGGTGAGACTTATTCTTCCGAAGGCATTGCTCTATTTCGAGTATCTGGGACATCGACCCACAACAAcaagattcttcaagttgatGCG GTGGCAACATCTTTAAGCCCAACAGAGTGTTTCGTATTGCAATCTGGAAATGCTATGTTTACGTGGCTTGGCAATTCTAGCACATATGAGCAACAGCAGTGGGCAGCAAAAGTTGCTGAATTTTTGAAG CCTGGTGTTGCAGTGAAGCATTGCAAGGAGGGGACAGAGAGTTCTGCTTTCTGGTTTGCACTTGGTGGGAAACAGAGTTATACAAACAGAAATGCTACTCAGGATATTATTGCTAGAGAGCCTCACTTATATGCATTCTCATTCAAGAATG GGAGATTGGAG GTTACTGAGATCTTCAACTTCTCCCAAGATGATTTGTTAACTGAAGACATGATGATACTGGACACACATGGTGAGGTCTTCATTTGGATTGGTCAATGTGTGGAATCAAAAGAGAAGCAGAAGGCATTTGAAATTGGCCAG AAATACATAGAGCATGCAAATTCTATTGAAGATCTTTCTTCATATGTACCACTATATAAAGTCATGGAAGGGAATgagccatgcttcttcaagacGTACTTCTATTGGGACAACATAAAATCTGTG GTTCATGGGAATTCCTTCCAGAAGAAACTCTCGCTACTTTTTGGATTTCGTTCTGAG GGTGCACCTAGGAGCTCTGGTAATGGTGGACCCACTCAGAGGGCATCTGCATTAGCAGCTCTATCATCTGCATTTAATCCATCATCCCAACAAAAGCTG TCTAATGAGAGGCCTAAAAGCACAGGCGATGGACCCACTCAACGTGCCTCTGCACTTGCTGCCTTATCAAATGCATTTAATCCGTCCTCAAAACCCAAAACTCCCACCCCACCTCCATCTCGTTCAGGTCAAGGATCTCAAAGAGCAGCTGCTGTAGCTGCATTGTCCTCTGTGCTGACTGCTGAGCAATCTGGATCTTCAGAAAATCTACGAGCCAAGGCTAGCAGCACAGCAGATAAGACAG ATGTCGACAGGGTTGTAATAACTCAATCTGGTGCATCTTCTCCTCAGTCTGAAGCTGGGGAGTCCTCTGTGTTTCACCAAGAAAAAGATGTTGTAGATGGGGCACCATCTGAGGCTGATGGAGCAGAGGCTGAGGCCCCAGAGGAAGAAACAACAGAGAATGTGGGTGAAGCAACCTTTAGCTATGACCGCTTGATATCCAAGTCCACTGATCCTGTTCGTGGGATAGATTACAAACGCAGAGAG GCATACTTATCAGATAGCGAGTTTCAAACTGTTTTTGGCATGACTAAGGATGCATTCTACCAACAGCCAAATTGGAAGCAAGAACTGCAGAAGCGAAAAGCTGATCTCTTCTGA